The Geotrypetes seraphini chromosome 6, aGeoSer1.1, whole genome shotgun sequence genome includes a window with the following:
- the LOC117362552 gene encoding ecto-ADP-ribosyltransferase 5-like, with amino-acid sequence MKSLKAACASLCAVILLLLPQVGCEETEVELDMAPLSFDDQYNSCEEGMDNKIEATGLLQKELDMNRKLKEAWENATKEWEARKKTLLKLPVGFKDNYGIAVLVYTGSFYSQLNQAVRMVGYSERDYMDQFDFKTLHFYVTRALQVLKNNCYEGCKTVYRGVKHIHFVPSLGIGSKVRFGQFTSTSRNKDVARFFGNDTFFTITTCLGPCIADYAYLRTEDEVLVPTYEVFNVTDFNSADHTFVLTSTGKTCSNYNCTYLGGGKPDACNHAAPRAFLALPNAMTSVLFSGVNLLVHAAAMKLFL; translated from the exons ATGAAGTCTCTTAAAGCTGCCTGCGCCTCCCTCTGTGCCGTGATCCTACTGCTTCTCCCTCAG GTGGGATGTGAAGAGACTGAAGTAGAGTTAGACATGGCGCCACTGTCTTTCGATGATCAATACAATAGTTGCGAAGAAGGGATGGACAACAAGATTGAAGCTACAGGTTTACTACAGAAAGAATTAGACATGAACAGGAAACTTAAGGAAGCATGGGAGAATGCAACGAAAGAGTGGGAGGCAAGGAAAAAAACCCTCCTCAAACTACCCGTGGGCTTTAAGGATAATTACGGGATAGCAGTACTGGTCTATACAGGTTCCTTTTATTCCCAGCTGAATCAAGCTGTGAGAATGGTTGGTTATTCTGAACGTGACTACATGGACCAGTTTGATTTCAAAACTCTCCACTTTTATGTGACCAGAGCACTTCAGGTCCTGAAGAACAATTGTTATGAAGGCTGCAAGACTGTGTACAGGGGAGTTAAGCACATTCACTTTGTACCCTCGCTGGGAATCGGTAGCAAGGTCAGGTTTGGACAGTTCACCTCCACCTCCCGCAACAAAGATGTGGCCAGATTTTTTGGCAATGACACTTTCTTCACAATAACAACTTGCCTTGGGCCCTGCATTGCAGACTACGCTTATCTCAGGACGGAGGATGAAGTGCTCGTCCCCACTTACGAGGTCTTCAATGTAACAGACTTCAACAGTGCTGACCACACGTTTGTACTGACCAGCACAGGGAAAACATGCAGTAATTATAACTGCACCTACTTAGGTG GGGGAAAACCAGACGCTTGCAACCATGCAG CTCCGAGGGCATTCCTGGCTTTGCCCAATGCGATGACCTCTGTCCTCTTCAGCGGAGTCAACCTGTTGGTCCACGCTGCTGCTATGAAGCTCTTCCTCTAG